The Pseudanabaena galeata CCNP1313 genome includes a region encoding these proteins:
- a CDS encoding DEAD/DEAH box helicase family protein, protein MILDNENQNLKVHEWIKEYTEEGTIDIVTGYFTVGALAYLSQEVNQKITKFRLVLGDIVNFDQVDERPLDLLNENITIEAALNLSRLAQEAVDFLKQDKVKAKTLEPNFCHAKCYLFEPSKKDDRDKYFISGSSNLTEAGIGLKHTNNLELNIAETGNNSQYKELVAWFENLWHKPQAHKEKTILAKDGTSKKIDFKQYLIEAITKIFIEYSPRDIYYKILFELFGNQILEIENDPEFNRQVGRLENTAIFNALYDFQKKGVLSLIRMLQKYDGAILADAVGLGKTWSALAVMKFFQMQGREVILLCPKKLEDNWNRYKENQESKFEPDKLKFFMRFHTDMSSSRLESYSDRADKFFRDDKPKLIVIDESHNLRNDKANRYKFLVEQILQKNQDIKVLLISATPINNSLNDARNQFKLMVQGNVHGYDAKLGVRNIDYSHHN, encoded by the coding sequence ATGATATTAGACAACGAAAACCAGAATCTAAAAGTCCATGAATGGATTAAGGAATATACAGAAGAAGGCACGATTGATATCGTTACAGGCTATTTCACGGTTGGGGCTTTAGCTTATCTTTCGCAGGAGGTTAATCAAAAAATTACGAAGTTTCGGCTAGTACTGGGAGATATCGTTAACTTCGATCAAGTCGATGAGCGTCCCTTAGATTTGCTAAATGAAAACATTACGATTGAGGCGGCGCTGAATCTTAGTCGTCTGGCTCAGGAAGCGGTTGATTTTTTAAAGCAGGATAAAGTTAAGGCAAAAACTTTAGAGCCAAATTTTTGTCATGCTAAGTGCTATCTATTTGAGCCGTCAAAAAAAGACGATCGCGACAAATACTTTATTTCAGGTAGTTCAAACCTGACTGAAGCAGGGATTGGTTTAAAGCATACTAATAATCTGGAACTGAATATTGCTGAGACGGGAAACAATAGCCAATATAAAGAGCTAGTCGCATGGTTTGAAAATCTTTGGCATAAGCCCCAAGCTCATAAAGAGAAGACGATTCTGGCTAAGGATGGCACGAGTAAAAAGATTGATTTTAAGCAATATCTGATTGAGGCGATCACGAAGATATTTATCGAATATTCGCCACGAGATATTTACTACAAGATCTTATTTGAGCTATTTGGGAATCAAATTCTGGAAATTGAGAACGATCCAGAGTTTAATCGTCAAGTGGGAAGGTTAGAAAATACGGCTATTTTTAATGCTCTCTATGACTTTCAGAAAAAAGGAGTCTTGAGTTTAATTCGGATGCTTCAGAAATATGACGGGGCAATCTTAGCGGACGCGGTGGGTTTGGGTAAAACTTGGAGCGCTTTGGCGGTAATGAAGTTTTTCCAGATGCAGGGGCGCGAGGTGATCTTGCTTTGTCCTAAGAAACTGGAAGATAACTGGAACCGCTATAAGGAAAATCAGGAATCCAAGTTTGAACCCGACAAACTCAAGTTTTTTATGCGTTTTCATACGGATATGAGTAGCTCTCGCTTAGAGTCCTATAGCGATCGCGCTGATAAGTTCTTTCGTGATGATAAGCCTAAGCTGATTGTGATTGATGAAAGTCATAATTTACGGAATGACAAGGCAAATCGCTATAAGTTTTTGGTGGAGCAGATTTTACAAAAGAATCAAGATATTAAAGTTCTATTAATATCGGCAACACCGATCAATAACTCTCTGAATGATGCTAGAAACCAGTTTAAGTTGATGGTGCAGGGGAATGTGCATGGCTATGACGCAAAATTGGGTGTCAGAAATATTGACTATTCCCACCACAATTGA
- a CDS encoding ribonuclease HII: MNQEDIRSLEITSYPVAGVDEVGRGCLFGEVVAAAVILPIDQLAYLEDLGVTDSKKLSPQRREKLDLLIREVAIACAIGTASVEEIDEMNILAASLLAMERAIAKLNPQPKHCLIDGNQLLRFKLIAPIPQTTVIKGDSLSISIAAASIIAKVWRDRCMVELAEIYTGYDIATNKGYGTAKHRQAIAQLGYSDLHRKTFKIKEVVSSQSLL, translated from the coding sequence ATGAATCAAGAAGACATCCGATCGCTAGAAATTACAAGTTATCCTGTAGCAGGAGTTGATGAAGTTGGTCGGGGTTGTCTGTTTGGCGAAGTTGTAGCGGCGGCAGTAATTTTGCCGATTGATCAATTAGCTTATTTAGAAGATCTCGGCGTGACTGATAGCAAGAAGCTTTCACCTCAACGGCGCGAAAAATTAGATCTGCTCATACGAGAAGTGGCGATCGCCTGTGCAATTGGTACAGCATCGGTTGAGGAAATCGATGAAATGAATATTCTCGCAGCGAGTTTACTGGCGATGGAAAGGGCGATCGCCAAGCTAAATCCCCAGCCTAAGCATTGTCTGATCGATGGTAATCAACTTTTACGATTTAAACTCATAGCCCCGATTCCACAAACTACTGTGATTAAAGGGGATTCTCTATCAATATCAATTGCGGCGGCAAGCATTATCGCGAAAGTATGGCGCGATCGCTGCATGGTCGAACTCGCAGAAATCTATACAGGTTATGACATTGCCACCAATAAAGGCTATGGCACGGCTAAACATCGACAGGCGATCGCGCAATTAGGTTACAGTGATTTACATCGTAAAACGTTTAAAATCAAAGAAGTGGTTTCTTCGCAATCACTTCTCTAA
- a CDS encoding adenylate/guanylate cyclase domain-containing protein: MQWFKFNWLSIKSKLIVMLLTVSSSSILVTAYLGYRSGQANLTDRVFNQLTSVRASKAYQIESYFKMIRNHVQTLSNDLSTASAIAEFTNAYRQLENVPLPADASVKINGYYENEFLPKLARTEQGSPVLNSFLPESIASNYLQYHYIANNSNPLGKKHLLNKANDNSQYSRLHERYHPIFRNIIEKFGYYDLFLIDPDGRIVYTVYKETDFGTSLVVGAYNESNFARLFSSVRRAKEKNYARIIDLESYAPSYGAPAAFIAAPIYSQDKFMGVLAIQVPVDEINNVMTGNLKWESDGLGKSGETYLVGQDYLMRSVSRFLIETPEEYINTLVTLGVNKETIARIRQYKTSILAQVVRTPAVEESLMGKQGLQLIRDYRDIPVLSSYAPLQIEGLKWVILSEIDLAEAYAPIYDFERQLLISATLLMLLVIILAMAMASLFVKPINQLIESARKVAAGQLDTIAILETEDEFGELAQSFNLMVTSLRDQTDLVEEKNRENEQLLLSIFPAAIAKRLKQGEKNIAESASNVTVLFSDLTGFSKLSDSLTAYEIVSILNDLVTSFDETADRYGMEKIKTIGDSYMAVCGLSVPYLDHDKRAIDFAIEMQAIVRRFSQERGFQLNISLGINSGDIVAGIVGRNKFIYDVWGDTINIASALKSACPEGSILVSHAIYHRLCDLYEFAPLATKVEAGTNLLQAWQLKSPIKIKPS, from the coding sequence ATGCAGTGGTTTAAGTTTAATTGGTTGAGTATCAAATCGAAACTGATTGTCATGTTACTGACAGTTAGCAGTAGCTCAATCCTCGTCACCGCTTATCTGGGCTATCGCAGTGGTCAAGCTAATTTGACCGATCGCGTATTTAATCAGCTAACCAGTGTCCGTGCTTCCAAGGCTTATCAAATTGAATCCTATTTCAAAATGATTCGCAATCATGTACAGACCCTGAGTAACGATCTATCGACAGCATCAGCGATCGCTGAATTTACCAATGCTTACCGACAGCTTGAGAATGTACCATTACCTGCGGATGCTTCTGTCAAAATTAATGGTTATTATGAGAATGAATTTCTGCCAAAGTTAGCACGGACAGAGCAAGGCTCCCCCGTTCTCAATTCATTTTTACCAGAATCGATCGCTAGTAATTATCTGCAATATCATTACATAGCCAATAATTCTAATCCGCTAGGCAAAAAACATCTCTTAAACAAAGCTAATGATAATAGCCAATATAGCCGCCTCCATGAGCGTTATCATCCGATTTTTCGGAATATCATTGAGAAGTTTGGCTACTATGATTTGTTTCTCATCGATCCTGATGGTCGCATAGTTTATACAGTTTACAAAGAGACAGATTTTGGGACTAGCCTCGTTGTTGGCGCATATAACGAAAGCAATTTTGCGCGGCTCTTCTCCTCGGTAAGACGGGCTAAAGAAAAAAACTATGCAAGGATTATCGATCTAGAATCCTATGCTCCTTCCTATGGCGCTCCTGCGGCTTTTATTGCGGCTCCTATTTATAGTCAAGATAAATTTATGGGTGTACTAGCGATTCAAGTCCCTGTCGATGAAATCAATAACGTGATGACGGGTAATCTCAAATGGGAAAGTGATGGTTTGGGCAAAAGTGGTGAAACCTATCTAGTTGGTCAAGATTATTTAATGCGCTCCGTTTCCCGATTTTTGATCGAAACTCCTGAAGAGTACATCAATACTCTAGTTACCTTGGGCGTAAACAAAGAAACGATCGCCCGCATCAGGCAATACAAGACTTCGATCTTAGCCCAAGTTGTGCGGACTCCTGCGGTGGAAGAATCACTGATGGGCAAACAGGGACTTCAACTCATTCGTGATTATCGAGATATTCCTGTTTTGAGTTCCTACGCTCCTTTACAAATAGAAGGCTTAAAATGGGTGATTTTATCGGAAATTGATTTAGCAGAGGCTTATGCGCCAATTTATGACTTTGAGCGTCAGTTATTGATTTCGGCAACACTATTGATGTTATTGGTGATCATCCTCGCCATGGCGATGGCTTCATTATTTGTGAAACCGATTAATCAATTAATTGAGAGCGCTCGTAAAGTGGCGGCTGGTCAGTTGGATACGATCGCCATTTTAGAGACTGAAGATGAGTTTGGCGAACTCGCTCAATCTTTTAATTTGATGGTGACCAGCTTGCGCGATCAGACCGATTTAGTCGAAGAGAAAAATCGCGAGAATGAGCAGTTGTTGCTGAGCATCTTTCCTGCGGCGATCGCTAAACGTTTAAAACAAGGTGAAAAGAATATTGCCGAAAGTGCTTCTAATGTGACGGTGCTATTTTCGGATTTAACGGGCTTCTCAAAGTTGTCAGATTCGCTTACGGCTTACGAAATTGTCAGCATTCTCAATGATCTAGTTACGAGCTTTGATGAAACCGCCGATCGCTATGGCATGGAAAAAATAAAAACCATTGGTGATAGCTATATGGCGGTTTGCGGCTTGTCAGTTCCCTATCTCGACCACGATAAACGGGCGATCGATTTTGCGATAGAGATGCAAGCGATCGTCCGTCGCTTTAGTCAAGAGCGTGGCTTCCAATTAAATATTAGTTTGGGAATTAACTCAGGTGATATCGTGGCAGGCATCGTCGGCAGAAATAAATTTATCTACGATGTTTGGGGTGACACGATTAATATTGCTAGTGCCTTAAAGTCGGCTTGTCCTGAAGGCTCAATTTTAGTTTCCCACGCAATTTATCACCGTCTCTGCGACCTCTATGAGTTTGCGCCCCTAGCCACCAAAGTGGAAGCAGGAACAAACTTGTTACAAGCATGGCAACTCAAAAGCCCGATCAAAATTAAACCGAGTTAA
- the trpB gene encoding tryptophan synthase subunit beta: MTTTPIAPKTTAPSTIVNRPDTLGRFGIFGGKYVPETLMSALAELETAFYHYKNDPDFNNELDGYLRDYVGRPSPLYFAERLTQHYGTAQIYLKREDLNHTGAHKINNALAQVLLAIRMGKKRVIAETGAGQHGVATATVCARFGLDCVIYMGVQDMERQSLNVFRMKLMGAEVRPVEAGTGTLKDATSEAIRDWVTNVVDTHYILGSVAGPHPYPMIVRDFHAVIGKESRRQSQEKWGGLPDILLACVGGGSNAMGLFHEFVDEPSVRLIGVEAAGKGTNTEFHAATLTLGRVGVLHGAMSYLLQDTEGQVQEAHSISAGLDYPGVGPEHSYLKDLGRAEYYSVTDQEALDAFQRLSRLEGIIPALETSHAIAYLETLCPQLTADQRIIINCSGRGDKDVNTVIQHLHL; this comes from the coding sequence ATGACCACAACGCCGATCGCACCCAAAACAACTGCACCATCCACAATCGTCAATCGTCCCGATACCTTAGGACGGTTTGGTATTTTCGGGGGCAAATATGTTCCCGAAACCCTTATGAGCGCTCTTGCTGAGCTAGAAACCGCTTTCTATCATTACAAAAATGATCCAGATTTTAACAATGAACTAGATGGCTATTTGCGGGACTATGTGGGTAGACCTAGCCCTCTATACTTTGCGGAAAGATTGACACAGCACTATGGGACGGCTCAGATTTACCTAAAGCGTGAAGACCTCAACCACACAGGCGCACATAAAATCAATAATGCGCTAGCTCAAGTGCTTCTAGCGATCCGCATGGGCAAAAAGCGCGTAATCGCTGAAACAGGTGCAGGACAGCATGGTGTAGCTACAGCCACAGTTTGTGCTCGTTTTGGTTTAGATTGTGTGATTTACATGGGCGTGCAAGACATGGAGCGTCAGTCTCTCAATGTCTTCCGTATGAAACTCATGGGTGCAGAAGTACGCCCCGTTGAGGCAGGTACTGGCACGCTTAAGGATGCCACTTCCGAGGCAATTCGGGACTGGGTAACTAATGTCGTTGATACCCATTACATTCTTGGTTCCGTTGCAGGCCCCCATCCTTACCCGATGATTGTGCGTGATTTCCATGCGGTGATTGGGAAGGAGAGTCGTCGCCAGAGCCAAGAGAAATGGGGCGGTTTGCCAGATATTTTGCTGGCTTGCGTGGGTGGTGGCTCCAATGCGATGGGACTATTTCACGAATTTGTCGATGAACCAAGCGTCCGTTTAATTGGGGTGGAAGCCGCAGGTAAAGGGACAAACACCGAGTTTCATGCCGCCACTCTCACCCTTGGACGAGTTGGCGTATTACATGGTGCAATGAGCTATTTATTGCAAGATACTGAAGGACAGGTACAGGAAGCCCATTCCATCAGTGCTGGCTTAGATTACCCTGGAGTTGGTCCAGAGCATAGTTATCTAAAGGATTTAGGTCGTGCTGAGTATTACAGCGTCACCGATCAAGAAGCTCTAGATGCATTTCAACGACTCTCTCGTTTGGAAGGAATCATTCCCGCTTTGGAAACATCCCATGCGATCGCCTATCTCGAAACTCTCTGTCCACAGCTAACTGCTGATCAGCGCATCATTATTAACTGCTCTGGTCGTGGTGATAAGGATGTAAATACGGTAATTCAACATTTGCATCTCTAG
- a CDS encoding mechanosensitive ion channel family protein — MLQPSANYLFIWAIALIVGLALSVIILGEVIYRLQHRRRPLAATLQVVRNLVLPMLAFMLFIQYVLQRPASDDIVKSVQTLFWICVLHAALSLLNAVIFEQAKADTWRARVPKLLIDLFRLFLVLLGTAIVLATVWNADLAGLVTALGVSSIVIGLALQDTLGSVMSGIALLFERPFSVGDWLTVGEVTGQVIDINWRAVRLQTFDREMVIIPHKLIGNEIIRNFSRPIAIHAERIRHGFSYNDPPNLAKHVLLTTALETEGILKDPEPEIFTISYDDFAITYEVKFYISDYCDIESIRDRFMSRIWYAAQRNSLTIPFPIRTLYHFHGPTSQAQGTSKKFTESLQSLPSFVPLQNPDSAADGIDLQHYGAGEKVIWQGVSNNALYIVIAGKAMMTVCDRDRLEHELLTIKTGEFFGEMTLFSGDPSPISVTAIADLEVMMLSASAVNQMIDRQPSFAREISQILETRRRVVNTIPPIQG, encoded by the coding sequence ATGCTGCAACCTAGTGCCAATTATCTATTTATTTGGGCGATCGCTTTAATTGTCGGACTAGCTCTGTCGGTAATTATTCTCGGCGAAGTGATCTATCGCTTACAACATCGCCGCCGCCCTCTCGCCGCCACATTGCAAGTAGTGCGAAACTTGGTGCTGCCAATGCTTGCCTTCATGTTGTTTATCCAGTACGTGTTACAGCGTCCAGCCAGTGATGACATCGTGAAGAGCGTACAGACTCTCTTTTGGATTTGCGTACTCCATGCAGCACTCTCTTTGCTGAATGCGGTGATTTTTGAGCAAGCCAAAGCTGATACTTGGCGGGCGCGAGTTCCTAAACTCTTGATTGATTTGTTTCGCTTGTTTTTAGTCCTCCTAGGCACTGCGATCGTGTTAGCGACAGTCTGGAATGCGGATCTGGCGGGATTAGTCACGGCTCTAGGAGTTAGCTCGATTGTGATTGGTTTAGCGCTGCAAGATACGCTCGGCAGCGTCATGTCAGGCATTGCCCTACTATTTGAGCGTCCTTTTTCGGTGGGGGATTGGCTGACAGTGGGCGAGGTGACGGGTCAGGTGATTGATATTAACTGGCGAGCCGTGCGTTTGCAAACCTTCGATCGCGAAATGGTAATTATTCCCCACAAGCTGATCGGTAATGAAATCATTCGTAATTTTAGCCGCCCGATCGCCATTCATGCCGAACGGATTCGCCACGGATTCTCCTATAATGATCCGCCCAACTTAGCTAAGCATGTCCTGTTAACCACGGCTCTAGAGACTGAAGGAATCTTAAAAGACCCTGAGCCAGAAATTTTTACGATTTCCTATGATGACTTTGCAATTACCTATGAAGTGAAATTTTATATCAGTGATTACTGTGACATTGAAAGCATTCGCGATCGCTTTATGAGTCGAATCTGGTATGCCGCCCAACGCAATAGCCTGACGATTCCTTTCCCCATTCGCACGCTTTACCATTTTCATGGACCTACTTCACAGGCGCAAGGAACATCCAAAAAATTTACCGAAAGTCTCCAATCCTTACCTTCCTTTGTGCCACTCCAAAATCCTGATTCTGCTGCCGATGGCATTGATTTGCAGCATTATGGTGCAGGCGAGAAAGTGATCTGGCAGGGAGTCAGTAATAATGCGCTGTACATTGTGATTGCTGGTAAAGCAATGATGACCGTATGCGATCGCGATCGTCTCGAACATGAATTATTAACCATCAAGACGGGCGAATTTTTTGGTGAGATGACCCTTTTTTCAGGTGATCCTAGTCCGATATCCGTAACTGCGATCGCCGATCTAGAGGTAATGATGCTGTCGGCAAGTGCTGTTAATCAAATGATCGATCGCCAGCCCAGTTTTGCCCGTGAAATCAGTCAGATCTTAGAAACTCGCCGCCGCGTTGTCAATACAATTCCGCCAATTCAAGGATGA
- a CDS encoding metallophosphoesterase family protein → MRLIHTSDWHLGRKLKGVDRTPEIALALDEILKYAKEYEVDAVLISGDIFDVPNPTTEAERIAYDFFYKLNQLSIPSVAIAGNHDSANRIDSLAHLLSLAGVRALGRPRIAEEGGLVNIDTANGKLCIGAMPFASERKLLAAEDVWNKDALEQRSDYKTLVTFVLQDLAKAFKTDAVNVMMAHMTVDGAKFTGSEAAFYSGDVYSLSGQSIPSECQYVGLGHIHRPQQIPNAAPTYYAGSVIQVDFGEVGEEKGFNLIEVETGRPAKVQFQPLTCHKPLKRVECHLDQLEENLEAHRDYEGYLKFAIAVDTPPIGLADRVRKVCPQAVMVEPKLIINESAQVLVPKDYDRFDPISEFQKFYSDREKNLSPEVITAFKELYMEFSEIPN, encoded by the coding sequence ATGCGTTTAATCCATACCTCTGATTGGCATTTGGGTAGAAAGTTAAAAGGAGTCGATCGCACCCCTGAAATTGCCTTAGCCCTAGACGAAATTCTTAAATATGCAAAAGAATATGAAGTGGATGCAGTCCTCATATCAGGCGATATTTTTGATGTGCCAAACCCCACGACTGAAGCCGAACGAATTGCCTATGATTTTTTCTATAAGCTCAATCAGTTAAGCATTCCCTCAGTAGCGATCGCGGGAAATCATGATTCGGCTAATCGCATTGATAGCCTTGCCCATTTACTATCCCTTGCAGGAGTGAGAGCTTTAGGTCGTCCCAGAATTGCCGAAGAAGGCGGATTGGTGAATATTGATACAGCCAATGGCAAGCTTTGCATCGGTGCGATGCCTTTTGCCTCGGAACGGAAGTTATTAGCTGCTGAGGATGTCTGGAATAAGGATGCTTTGGAACAGCGAAGTGATTATAAAACCCTTGTCACCTTTGTCCTTCAAGATCTGGCTAAAGCCTTTAAAACCGATGCTGTGAATGTGATGATGGCGCATATGACCGTTGATGGTGCAAAGTTTACGGGTTCTGAGGCAGCTTTTTATAGTGGTGATGTTTATAGTCTTTCAGGACAATCGATTCCTTCAGAATGCCAATATGTCGGCTTAGGACATATCCATCGACCACAACAGATTCCCAATGCTGCGCCGACCTATTATGCTGGCTCTGTAATTCAAGTGGATTTTGGGGAAGTGGGCGAAGAGAAAGGATTTAACTTAATTGAAGTGGAAACTGGTAGACCTGCAAAAGTGCAATTTCAACCACTCACCTGTCATAAACCACTCAAGCGTGTGGAATGTCATTTGGATCAACTTGAAGAGAATTTAGAAGCCCATCGTGATTATGAAGGCTATTTGAAATTTGCGATCGCTGTGGATACGCCGCCCATCGGACTCGCGGATCGGGTGCGAAAAGTTTGTCCGCAGGCGGTGATGGTTGAGCCGAAGCTAATCATCAATGAATCCGCACAGGTTCTAGTACCGAAAGATTACGATCGCTTTGATCCGATCTCTGAGTTTCAAAAGTTTTATAGCGATCGGGAAAAGAACTTGTCGCCTGAAGTAATTACCGCTTTCAAAGAGTTATATATGGAGTTTAGCGAAATACCCAATTAA
- a CDS encoding serine/threonine protein kinase, whose protein sequence is MTSFPDFAAHGFQVVKELGHNLEGGRFTYLAKRLSDNCDVVVKQFQFSKSAGWDGFRSIEREIQSLQGLNHRGIPKYLDKFETDNGYCLVTEYFPADTLAVRRSFTPDQIKQIAVQILEILVYLQERMPPVIHRDVKPENILVDNNLNVYLIDFGFARVGSGSVAMSSANAGTFGFMAPEQIRNLKLTNASDLYGLGLTLICLIGAIRSTDIGNYIDFSNQLDRSKIDPKLKGCSLTFVKWLDQMVAPDPSKRFADAKTALETLKPLYVVRVPEVQLFKDSEAIDPSRTPFKFKAKKLGEKMRQMITLKNSIPETVLEGYWEVAPHPNDPPHTPDSHVWISFNKQKVKGNDINCEITVDTSKLRAGLTGSRQLVFHSNTNQGQINLPLEIETANPLPKIPLSLYFGEVLCFGCVLASGVIAIWAEAEAGSVGMALSGAVALAVVAIAATRAVAVGICLEVVVVVAMAWTGAWAAAWAGAVVWTAAWVWAWVWAGGKLDEKYKSLTAAQNPSFWMLFWSRYVLALLCGCGLGINIFGMGLTKGFFIPVTMIPIVTIASGAGLVYLTILPMFQRQSQLATYRKKEQHLINP, encoded by the coding sequence ATGACTTCTTTCCCTGATTTCGCGGCGCATGGTTTTCAAGTTGTCAAAGAATTGGGGCATAACTTGGAGGGAGGCAGGTTTACTTATCTAGCAAAACGCCTTTCTGATAATTGTGATGTTGTAGTCAAGCAATTTCAATTTTCTAAAAGTGCGGGGTGGGATGGATTTAGGTCGATCGAGCGTGAGATCCAGAGTTTGCAGGGTTTAAATCATCGTGGTATTCCCAAGTATTTAGACAAGTTTGAGACAGATAACGGCTATTGCTTGGTTACAGAATATTTTCCTGCGGACACTTTGGCGGTGAGGCGGAGTTTTACGCCTGACCAAATTAAGCAAATTGCGGTGCAGATTTTAGAGATTTTGGTGTATCTGCAAGAGCGAATGCCGCCCGTCATTCACCGTGACGTTAAGCCTGAAAATATTTTGGTAGATAATAATCTCAATGTTTACTTAATTGATTTTGGTTTTGCGCGGGTGGGTAGTGGCAGTGTGGCGATGAGTAGCGCTAATGCGGGGACGTTTGGCTTCATGGCTCCCGAACAAATCCGCAATCTCAAGCTAACGAATGCGTCTGATCTCTATGGTTTGGGTTTGACGCTAATCTGTTTGATTGGGGCGATTCGTTCGACAGATATTGGCAATTACATCGATTTCAGCAATCAACTAGATCGCAGCAAAATCGATCCGAAGTTGAAGGGATGCAGTTTAACCTTTGTGAAGTGGTTAGATCAAATGGTCGCGCCCGATCCAAGTAAGCGGTTTGCTGATGCTAAGACTGCATTAGAGACGTTGAAACCTTTGTATGTAGTGCGTGTGCCTGAAGTGCAGCTTTTTAAGGATAGCGAAGCGATCGATCCGAGTAGAACTCCATTCAAGTTTAAGGCAAAGAAATTGGGTGAAAAGATGAGGCAAATGATTACGCTCAAAAATTCTATTCCCGAAACTGTTTTAGAAGGTTATTGGGAAGTCGCCCCACATCCCAACGATCCGCCGCACACGCCAGATAGTCATGTTTGGATTTCATTTAACAAACAAAAAGTTAAAGGGAACGATATCAACTGTGAAATAACTGTAGATACCAGCAAACTGCGTGCAGGGCTTACAGGTTCGCGGCAGCTAGTATTCCATTCCAATACAAACCAAGGTCAAATCAATTTACCTCTAGAAATTGAAACAGCTAACCCCTTGCCTAAGATACCTCTGTCTCTATATTTTGGGGAGGTTTTATGTTTTGGTTGTGTTCTTGCAAGTGGCGTTATAGCTATTTGGGCTGAGGCAGAGGCTGGGTCTGTGGGTATGGCTTTGTCTGGGGCTGTGGCTTTGGCTGTTGTAGCTATAGCTGCGACTAGGGCTGTGGCTGTGGGCATATGTTTAGAAGTGGTTGTGGTTGTGGCTATGGCTTGGACTGGTGCTTGGGCTGCTGCTTGGGCTGGTGCTGTGGTTTGGACTGCGGCTTGGGTTTGGGCTTGGGTTTGGGCTGGAGGTAAGCTTGATGAAAAATACAAGTCTTTAACCGCAGCCCAAAATCCCTCATTTTGGATGCTCTTCTGGAGTCGTTATGTATTGGCTCTGCTCTGTGGCTGTGGGCTTGGAATCAATATTTTTGGTATGGGTTTAACAAAGGGATTTTTCATTCCTGTGACAATGATTCCTATCGTTACTATAGCCAGTGGTGCGGGCTTGGTTTACTTAACTATCCTGCCGATGTTTCAGCGTCAGTCTCAATTAGCCACTTACCGCAAAAAAGAACAGCACTTGATTAACCCATGA
- a CDS encoding Uma2 family endonuclease: protein MTQAIAPILNQPLSPSDSGQIAANSVQPEVLQAIAKAKAKPEIVWESLPKNFILPDDPVESIAQPLLAAALNDSLEIAQLVTPERIVASNMALVVRINQKTIVKAPDWFYVAKVNSTWKNVIRRSYSPHVDGDTPAIAMEFLSEEETGEYSTRPTYPYGKMYFYEQILQIPIYVIFDPEDGRLEIRQLDASGKYILQSLDENGRYFIESIGLYLGTWYGTRLDQTFHWLRWWDNAGNLLLWGSEKLAQERQLLEAEKQRAETEKQRAESEKQRADEAEQEILRLRQLLAEK, encoded by the coding sequence ATGACGCAAGCGATCGCACCAATACTTAATCAACCACTTAGTCCAAGTGACTCTGGGCAAATCGCGGCTAACTCAGTCCAACCTGAAGTACTCCAAGCGATCGCCAAAGCCAAAGCCAAGCCTGAAATTGTTTGGGAATCTTTGCCTAAAAATTTTATTCTACCTGATGATCCTGTGGAAAGCATTGCTCAACCTCTTCTCGCCGCCGCCCTCAATGACAGCCTAGAAATTGCTCAACTTGTCACCCCAGAGCGCATAGTTGCCTCAAATATGGCGCTAGTGGTCAGAATCAATCAAAAGACCATCGTTAAAGCCCCTGATTGGTTCTATGTTGCCAAAGTAAATTCCACTTGGAAAAATGTGATCCGCCGCAGCTATAGCCCCCATGTGGACGGAGACACCCCTGCGATCGCGATGGAGTTTCTCTCCGAAGAGGAAACAGGGGAATATTCCACTCGCCCCACCTATCCCTACGGCAAGATGTATTTCTATGAGCAAATCTTGCAAATTCCGATCTACGTGATTTTCGATCCTGAAGATGGACGCTTAGAAATTCGTCAACTAGACGCTTCGGGCAAATATATTTTGCAATCCCTTGATGAAAATGGTCGCTACTTCATCGAGTCCATCGGCTTATATCTTGGTACATGGTACGGCACAAGGCTGGATCAGACTTTTCACTGGTTGCGATGGTGGGACAATGCGGGTAATTTACTGCTCTGGGGATCAGAAAAACTAGCTCAAGAGCGTCAATTACTCGAAGCCGAAAAGCAACGTGCCGAGACTGAAAAACAACGTGCTGAAAGCGAAAAGCAACGTGCTGATGAGGCTGAGCAAGAAATACTACGCTTAAGACAACTGTTAGCCGAAAAATAG